A genomic stretch from Eriocheir sinensis breed Jianghai 21 chromosome 31, ASM2467909v1, whole genome shotgun sequence includes:
- the LOC127005819 gene encoding N-acetylglucosamine-1-phosphotransferase subunit gamma-like isoform X2, translated as MDGIKAVVLYISLLLQLTGSGSEMVPMRVVNELPSTSYSSLQKLDTKAEEKLLARMKPANVSGPEHLHGLAGKCFTYRDAKYEYVLCPFSNITQEDIQVYYEPYKGILGVWSDWTIENNTFVAMNMIEGSRCGEDRQRSTKVKLSCGAHSELLEVTEPEKCRYLAKFKTPLVCGANAMVVYPRLPEDLQKEWDEVEQDKQDGYLTEKGYQKQLAAIFLKAGLYLSPEAKKSLLLKASDITDQNCKDALEAALQRASELEEDLKLKEDIIKELEKNKNNV; from the exons ATGGATGGTATAAAAGCCGTCGTTTTGTATATAAGTCTCCTCCTTCAGCTCACGGGGTCTGGCAGCGAGATGGTACCTATGAGGGTCGTTAATGAGCTCCCCAgcacttcatacag tTCCCTACAAAAATTAGATACAAAGGCTGAGGAGAAATTGCTTGCGAGGATGAAGCCAGCAAACGTCAGCGGCCCAGAGCACCTCCACGGCCTGGCTGGGAAGTGCTTTACTTACAGAGATGCTAA GTACGAATATGTCCTGTGTCCCTTCAGCAACATTACACAGGAAGACATCCAGGTGTATTACGAGCCCTACAAAGGTATTCTGGG GGTATGGAGTGACTGGACGATTGAGAACAACACGTTTGTAGCGATGAACATGATAGAGGGAAGCAGGTGTGGTGAGGACCGGCAACGCTCCACAAAG GTGAAACTAAGCTGTGGAGCCCACTCAGAGCTGCTGGAGGTTACAGAGCCTGAAAAGTGCAG GTACTTGGCTAAATTCAAGACCCCACTGGTGTGTGGGGCAAACGCAATGGTTGTGTACCCGAGACTGCCTGAGGACCTGCAGAAGGAGTGGGATGAGGTGGAGCAGGACAAGCAGGATGGCTACCTAACAGAAAAG gGTTACCAGAAGCAGTTAGCAGCTATATTTCTTAAAGCAGGACTTTATCTCTCTCCTGAGGCTAAAAAATCATTGCTTCTCAAG GCATCAGATATAACAGACCAGAACTGCAAGGATGCACTAGAGGCAGCTCTCCAGCGGGCCAGTGAGCTTGAAGAGGACCTCAAGCTGAAGGAAGACATAATTAAAGAGttggagaaaaataaaaacaat GTGTAG
- the LOC127005819 gene encoding N-acetylglucosamine-1-phosphotransferase subunit gamma-like isoform X1 — MDGIKAVVLYISLLLQLTGSGSEMVPMRVVNELPSTSYSSLQKLDTKAEEKLLARMKPANVSGPEHLHGLAGKCFTYRDAKYEYVLCPFSNITQEDIQVYYEPYKGILGVWSDWTIENNTFVAMNMIEGSRCGEDRQRSTKVKLSCGAHSELLEVTEPEKCRYLAKFKTPLVCGANAMVVYPRLPEDLQKEWDEVEQDKQDGYLTEKGYQKQLAAIFLKAGLYLSPEAKKSLLLKASDITDQNCKDALEAALQRASELEEDLKLKEDIIKELEKNKNNVL; from the exons ATGGATGGTATAAAAGCCGTCGTTTTGTATATAAGTCTCCTCCTTCAGCTCACGGGGTCTGGCAGCGAGATGGTACCTATGAGGGTCGTTAATGAGCTCCCCAgcacttcatacag tTCCCTACAAAAATTAGATACAAAGGCTGAGGAGAAATTGCTTGCGAGGATGAAGCCAGCAAACGTCAGCGGCCCAGAGCACCTCCACGGCCTGGCTGGGAAGTGCTTTACTTACAGAGATGCTAA GTACGAATATGTCCTGTGTCCCTTCAGCAACATTACACAGGAAGACATCCAGGTGTATTACGAGCCCTACAAAGGTATTCTGGG GGTATGGAGTGACTGGACGATTGAGAACAACACGTTTGTAGCGATGAACATGATAGAGGGAAGCAGGTGTGGTGAGGACCGGCAACGCTCCACAAAG GTGAAACTAAGCTGTGGAGCCCACTCAGAGCTGCTGGAGGTTACAGAGCCTGAAAAGTGCAG GTACTTGGCTAAATTCAAGACCCCACTGGTGTGTGGGGCAAACGCAATGGTTGTGTACCCGAGACTGCCTGAGGACCTGCAGAAGGAGTGGGATGAGGTGGAGCAGGACAAGCAGGATGGCTACCTAACAGAAAAG gGTTACCAGAAGCAGTTAGCAGCTATATTTCTTAAAGCAGGACTTTATCTCTCTCCTGAGGCTAAAAAATCATTGCTTCTCAAG GCATCAGATATAACAGACCAGAACTGCAAGGATGCACTAGAGGCAGCTCTCCAGCGGGCCAGTGAGCTTGAAGAGGACCTCAAGCTGAAGGAAGACATAATTAAAGAGttggagaaaaataaaaacaatgtaCTATAG